The segment GCCGGCGGGGAGAAGAGAGGCGCCGAAAGGAAGGGGAAGGGGCCTCTGGAGGATGTCCTCAGGTCGCCCCTCACGAGGACCGTCACCCGCGAGGTCGCTCGCGGACTTCTGGGGGCGTTGCTCGGAACTCCGCCTCGCCGGCGCAGGACGATCCCCTGATGAGCTCCGAGCGGACGCTGCCCCCCATCCGGCTGCCGTTTAACGTCCAGGGAGGCGAGGCCGCTCCCGCGAGGGGACCGGAGCAGCCGAGCTGGGGAAAGCGGCTGGGCGTCTGGTGGGACGACGCGCCGGAAGGCCGGGGCGTCGTCGTGACGGGCGTGGTGAGAGGTCGTGGCGCGCAGGGCGAACACCTCGAGGTGGGCGATCGGATCGTCGCGGCGGACGGGAAGCCGATCGCGAGCCTCGGAGATCTGACCAGCTTGCTGGAGCGGATCCGCGCGGGAGAGGTCCTCTTCACGATCCGCAGGGCGGGCGGGCCGGAACGTGTGGTGACGATAAGTCTGCGCCCTCCCGCGGAGGAGCAAGGGAAGGAGACGCCTTCCGGGGGGATCCGCGCTTCAGGCTCGTCCGTCGCGGGGGCGAGGGTGCCCGGGGTTCCGATCGAGGACTCGATCGGCCGCTATGTCGAGT is part of the Candidatus Eisenbacteria bacterium genome and harbors:
- a CDS encoding PDZ domain-containing protein codes for the protein MSSERTLPPIRLPFNVQGGEAAPARGPEQPSWGKRLGVWWDDAPEGRGVVVTGVVRGRGAQGEHLEVGDRIVAADGKPIASLGDLTSLLERIRAGEVLFTIRRAGGPERVVTISLRPPAEEQGKETPSGGIRASGSSVAGARVPGVPIEDSIGRYVELILSTPLQSDVLSGEIAADPDFGCQGAGLDFAQATVPHSVLRSAILASEKRLLEVEIDSIEIADPARRGGKRKVGIAVRGKIAATGQPVRFEYKLDDLSAARARSTRFARAGFEEGAAEGEDEGGN